A stretch of Myroides oncorhynchi DNA encodes these proteins:
- a CDS encoding threonine aldolase family protein, whose translation MYSFKNDYAEGMHPNILNRVIETNLIQQAGYGEDEYSLKAKELIQTKIENPKAQIYFVSGGTQANLLVISSILRTHQAVIAPQTGHIFANETGAIEATGHKVIPVATANGKLTAHDIERTAGEYGLRPHVVEPKMVYISNSTELGTIYTKEELTAISSTCKQLGLYLFIDGARLGHALTADNNDLTLKDVADLTDVFYIGATKNGGLLGEAIVFNNNELATYFDYNLKQKGALLAKGRLLGLQFEALFTDNLYFDLASHANRMATKLTEAFKAKGFHFLGDSTTNQLFPILPLTLIEKLNKDYDFYIWKSIDQEYAAIRLITSWATHEKIVDEFIDKIE comes from the coding sequence ATGTACAGTTTTAAAAATGATTATGCTGAAGGCATGCATCCTAATATATTAAATAGAGTAATAGAAACTAATCTAATCCAACAAGCGGGATATGGTGAAGACGAATATTCTCTAAAAGCTAAAGAATTAATCCAAACTAAAATAGAGAATCCTAAGGCACAGATATACTTCGTGTCTGGAGGAACTCAAGCTAATTTATTAGTTATTTCTTCTATTCTACGTACACACCAAGCAGTTATAGCACCTCAGACCGGACATATATTTGCGAATGAGACAGGGGCTATAGAAGCTACAGGACATAAAGTAATCCCAGTAGCCACTGCTAATGGCAAGCTAACAGCTCACGATATAGAACGCACAGCAGGTGAATATGGATTAAGACCTCATGTGGTAGAGCCTAAGATGGTATATATTTCTAACTCTACAGAGCTGGGCACTATCTATACTAAAGAAGAACTAACTGCTATCTCTTCTACTTGTAAGCAGTTAGGATTATACCTTTTTATAGATGGGGCTAGATTAGGACATGCATTGACAGCTGATAATAATGACCTTACACTAAAGGATGTAGCAGATTTAACAGATGTGTTCTACATAGGAGCAACTAAAAATGGAGGATTATTAGGTGAAGCCATTGTATTTAATAATAATGAATTAGCTACTTATTTTGATTATAATCTAAAACAAAAAGGTGCTTTACTAGCCAAAGGAAGACTACTAGGATTACAATTTGAGGCTTTGTTCACGGATAATCTATATTTTGACTTAGCGAGTCATGCAAATAGAATGGCTACCAAATTAACAGAAGCATTTAAAGCAAAAGGATTTCATTTCTTAGGTGATTCTACTACGAATCAGTTATTCCCTATTCTTCCCTTAACTCTGATAGAAAAGTTAAATAAAGACTATGATTTCTATATATGGAAATCAATAGACCAAGAATATGCCGCTATTAGGCTTATTACTTCATGGGCAACACATGAAAAAATTGTTGATGAATTTATTGACAAGATAGAATAG
- a CDS encoding helix-turn-helix domain-containing protein, with amino-acid sequence MDYLKEGEHFGERKKQVIVKDVILSKANATADAHIPWHYHKHAYFLYNLNGHLNEVTKKGALELTPKSLLYHNSQEPHYNKDIQKDFDFLHVEIPTEWFLKYDLSSSIIEGNFLLKDPSLQTIFNKIHVESQLADKATNLAVDGLLLQTFAQITRLNTTTEKSDTPLWVKKLKEIIREERWELLSLNYLATELQLHPVYLSRKFPQYFNMSFGEFLREQKLNKALDLLLYTSMSQAEIAYQCDFSDESHFIRIFKLKYGVTPAIFKNQHKG; translated from the coding sequence ATGGATTATTTAAAAGAAGGAGAACACTTCGGAGAGCGTAAAAAACAGGTAATCGTAAAAGATGTTATCCTAAGTAAAGCGAATGCTACTGCTGATGCACATATACCATGGCATTATCATAAGCACGCTTATTTCTTATATAATCTAAATGGTCATCTTAATGAGGTTACTAAAAAGGGGGCATTAGAACTAACTCCTAAAAGCTTACTATACCACAATAGTCAAGAGCCACATTACAATAAAGATATACAGAAAGATTTTGACTTTCTACATGTGGAAATCCCAACAGAATGGTTCTTGAAATATGATCTATCATCTAGTATTATAGAGGGAAACTTTCTCTTAAAAGATCCTAGTCTTCAGACTATATTTAACAAGATACACGTAGAGTCTCAACTGGCAGACAAGGCGACTAATCTAGCTGTAGATGGGCTTTTACTACAGACTTTTGCACAAATAACTAGGCTAAATACCACTACAGAGAAATCTGACACCCCATTGTGGGTAAAAAAGCTAAAAGAAATCATACGAGAAGAACGATGGGAACTACTTTCGTTAAATTATCTTGCTACAGAATTGCAATTGCATCCTGTATATCTATCTAGAAAATTCCCTCAATATTTTAATATGAGTTTTGGAGAATTCTTAAGAGAACAAAAACTAAATAAAGCTCTTGACTTATTGCTATACACCTCTATGAGTCAAGCAGAAATAGCTTATCAATGTGATTTCTCTGATGAAAGTCATTTTATACGCATATTTAAATTAAAATATGGTGTAACTCCTGCTATATTTAAAAATCAACACAAAGGTTAA